One Labrus mixtus chromosome 12, fLabMix1.1, whole genome shotgun sequence DNA segment encodes these proteins:
- the btbd9 gene encoding BTB/POZ domain-containing protein 9 encodes MSNSHPLRPLASVSEIDHIHLLSEQLGALVLGEEYSDVTFIVEGKRFPAHRVILAARCHYFRALLYGGMKESQPQAEVSLEETRAEAFSMLLHYLYTGRASLSSAREEVLLDFLGLAHRYGLQPLEDSTSEFLRTILHTNNVCLVFDVASLYSLSALSAACCAYTDRHAPEVLNSDGFLLLSKTALLTVVRRDSFAATEKEIFQALSRWCRQHVDGADTQEVMAAVRLPLMTLTEMLNVVRPSGLLSPDDLLDAIKTRSESRNMDLNYRGMLIPEENIATMKYGAQVVKGELKSALLDGDTQNYDLDHGFSRHPIEEDGRAGIQVKLGQSSIINHVRLLLWDRDSRSYSYYIEVSMDELDWVRVVDHSKYLCRSWQNLYFTPRVCKYVRIVGTHNTVNKVFHLVAFECMFTHHSFTLENGLLVPSENVATIAACASVIEGVSRSRNALLNGDTRNYDWDSGYTCHQLGSGAIVIQLAQPYSISSLRLLLWDCDERSYSYYIETSTNQQQWTKVVDRTRVACRSWQTLKFDKQPASFIRIVGTHNTANEVFHCVHFECPAQLETEVNEGSPGLDSSDAGSTTQQPRPQRPSRTHSLLPSQPSSSSSSSSQSHH; translated from the exons ATGAGTAACAGCCATCCTCTGCGTCCCCTGGCCTCCGTGTCGGAGATAGACCACATCCACCTGCTGTCGGAGCAGCTGGGAGCCCTGGTGCTCGGAGAGGAGTACAGTGACGTCACCTTCATCGTGGAGGGGAAACGCTTCCCCGCACACCGGGTCATCCTGGCTGCTCGCTGTCACTACTTCAG GGCTCTGCTGTACGGTGGGATGAAGGAGTCCCAGCCCCAGGCGGAGGTGTCTCTCGAGGAGACGCGTGCCGAAGCCTTCTCCATGCTGCTCCACTACCTGTACACGGGCCGGGCCAGCCTCAGCTCCGCCCGGGAAGAGGTGCTGCTCGACTTCCTGGGGCTGGCTCACCGCTACGGCCTCCAGCCGCTGGAGGACTCCACCTCCGAGTTCCTCCGAACGATTCTTCACACCAACAACGTCTGCCTGGTTTTCGACGTGGCCAGCCTGTATTCTCTGAGCGCGCTCAGTGCAGCCTGCTGCGCCTACACGGACAGACATGCACCAGAAGTGTTGAACTCTGATGGCTTCCTCTTGCTGTCGAAG actgcaCTGCTGACTGTGGTCAGACGGGACTCCTTCGCTGCCACTGAGAAGGAGATCTTCCAGGCCTTGAGTCGTTGGTGCCGGCAGCACGTGGATGGAGCCGACACTCAGGAAGTGATGGCGGCGGTGCGGCTTCCGCTCATGACTCTGACAGAAATGCTGAACGTGGTGCGACCGTCCGGCCTGCTGAGCCCCGACGACCTGCTGGACGCCATCAAGACCCGATCTGAGAGCCGCAACATGGACCTGAACTACCGGGGCATGCTCA TCCCCGAGGAGAACATCGCGACAATGAAGTACGGAGCTCAGGTGGTAAAAGGAGAGCTGAAGTCGGCGCTGCTGGACGGAGACACCCAGAACTACGACCTGGACCACGGCTTCTCCAGACATCCCATCGAGGAGGACGGCCGAGCGGGGATCCAGGTCAAACTGGGCCAGTCGTCCATCATCAACCACGTCCGCCTGCTGCTGTGGGACAGAGACAGTCG gTCCTACTCGTACTACATCGAGGTGTCTATGGATGAGCTGGACTGGGTGCGAGTTGTGGATCATTCAAAGTATCTGTGCCGCTCCTGGCAGAATCTGTACTTCACACCACGAGTTTGCAA GTACGTTCGCATCGTAGGAACACACAACACGGTCAACAAGGTCTTCCACCTCGTGGCTTTTGAGTGCATGTTCACCCACCACTCGTTTACGCTGGAGAACGGACTTCTAG TGCCCAGTGAAAACGTGGCGACCATCGCAGCGTGTGCCAGCGTCATCGAGGGCGTGAGTCGCAGCAGAAACGCCTTGCTCAACGGCGACACGCGCAACTACGACTGGGACTCGGGCTACACGTGTCACCAGCTGGGCTCGGGGGCGATCGTCATCCAGCTGGCTCAGCCCTACTCCATCAGTTCTCTGAG GCTCTTGCTGTGGGACTGCGACGAGCGCTCCTACAGCTATTACATCGAAACCTCCACCAACCAGCAGCAGTGGACGAAGGTGGTCGACCGCACCAGGGTGGCGTGCAG gTCGTGGCAGACGTTGAAGTTTGATAAGCAGCCCGCGTCTTTCATCCGCATCGTTGGGACTCACAACACAGCTAACGAG gtgtTTCACTGCGTTCACTTCGAGTGCCCGGCCCAGCTGGAAACGGAGGTCAACGAAGGCAGCCCGGGCCTGGACTCCTCCGACGCCGGGTCCACCACCCAGCAGCCACGACCCCAACGACcttcacgcacacacagcctgcTGCCCTCCCAGCCCTCGTCGTCCTCCTCGTCGTCCTCACAGTCCCATCATTAa
- the LOC132984641 gene encoding AN1-type zinc finger protein 3-like, with protein sequence MGDTSERSKAPSLPPRCPCGFWGSSKTMNLCSKCFADIQKKQPGEDCTSKPIQSTGSSSQSPVFSSETSSSSSQSPLSSSPPSSSEQPSAEESSPTFPSMREGVSSTETAQGTLCTPTKRPRESASGSESEATPEKRPRTDEQQQQEEEEEEGSSEEARGTPKQKNRRRCYRCQTKLELVQQELGSCRCGYVFCMLHRLPEQHDCLFDHLGRGREEAVLKMVKLDRKVGRSCQRIGEECS encoded by the exons ATGGGAGACACCAGCGAGCGAAGCAAAGCTCCGAGTCTACCTCCGCGGTGCCCCTGTGGATTCTGGGG GTCCAGTAAAACTATGAATCTCTGCTCCAAATGTTTTGCTG ACATCCAGAAGAAGCAGCCAGGAGAGGACTGCACCTCCAAGCCCATCCAAAGCACCGGGAGTAGTAGCCAATCGCCCGTTTTCAGTAGCGAGACGAGCAGTAGCAGTAGCCAATCCCCTTTGTCGTCGTCGCCGCCCTCCAGCTCCGAGCAGCCGTCAGCGGAAGAGTCCTCGCCCACATTTCCCAGCATGAGGGAAG GCGTTTCGTCCACAGAAACAGCCCAAGgcaccctctgcacacccaCAAAACGTCCACGAGAATCAG CGTCGGGCTCGGAGAGCGAGGCCACGCCGGAGAAACGGCCGCGGACagacgagcagcagcagcaggaggaggaggaggaggaggggagcagCGAGGAGGCCCGCGGGACGCCCAAGCAGAAGAACCGCCGACGCTGCTATCGCTGCCAAACCAAACTAGAGCTGGTGCAGCAGGAGCTGGGCTCGTGTCGCTGCG gCTACGTGTTCTGCATGCTCCACCGTCTCCCCGAGCAGCACGACTGTCTGTTCGACCATCTGGGCCGCGGGCGCGAGGAGGCCGTCCTCAAGATGGTGAAGCTGGACCGCAAGGTGGGCCGCTCGTGCCAACGCATCGGGGAGGAGTGCTCCTGA